The Syngnathus acus chromosome 3, fSynAcu1.2, whole genome shotgun sequence genome includes a window with the following:
- the LOC119120752 gene encoding regulator of G-protein signaling 9-binding protein: MGKEECKTMLDALNKVTACYRHLVVALGSTSDSQNLREELKRTRKKAQELAVANRTKLTSLLKDKSISKEDRAEYERLWVLFSSSMDLLEVDMKRSLEIGQDFPLKVPTRHLIQTGMTGSTSTVAARAMSVQNMKYEADSNIDTADLRDLQAEIGQVSQMMEEMEMKVQVAPWAVEAKQEAGAELKSNMSVGNSSVGVISICEEEPKDEEGGGGGDTGFASICAVFVFFVIVTVAVVLGYLVINMS, translated from the coding sequence ATGGGCAAAGAGGAGTGTAAAACTATGCTGGATGCCCTGAATAAAGTGACGGCGTGCTACAGACACCTGGTCGTGGCTCTGGGCAGCACGTCGGACTCGCAAAACTTGCGCGAGGAGCTGAAGCGGACCCGCAAAAAGGCGCAGGAGCTGGCCGTGGCCAACCGGACTAAGCTGACTTCTCTGCTTAAAGACAAGAGCATCAGCAAGGAGGACCGCGCCGAGTACGAGCGGCTATGGGTGCTCTTCTCCAGCAGCATGGATCTACTGGAGGTGGACATGAAGCGCTCCCTGGAGATAGGCCAGGACTTCCCGCTCAAGGTGCCCACCAGGCACCTGATCCAGACGGGCATGACGGGCAGCACCAGCACAGTGGCGGCACGCGCCATGAGCGTGCAGAACATGAAGTACGAAGCGGACAGCAACATCGACACGGCCGACTTGCGGGACTTGCAGGCTGAGATCGGCCAGGTGAGCCAGATGATGGAGGAGATGGAGATGAAGGTGCAGGTGGCACCGTGGGCCGTGGAAGCCAAGCAGGAGGCGggcgccgagctgaagtccaacATGAGTGTGGGAAATTCCTCTGTGGGTGTCATCTCCATCTGCGAGGAGGAACCCAAGGATGAGGAGGGGGGAGGTGGCGGCGACACGGGCTTCGCGTCCATCTGCGCTGTGTTCGTTTTCTTTGTCATCGTGACCGTGGCGGTGGTGCTTGGCTATCTGGTCATCAACATGTCCTGA